One part of the Pristis pectinata isolate sPriPec2 chromosome 15, sPriPec2.1.pri, whole genome shotgun sequence genome encodes these proteins:
- the LOC127578522 gene encoding NACHT, LRR and PYD domains-containing protein 3-like: MWVSQRRGRTARPAVPSVLQPPRGRRRGADAGGWPVRAAVRRGLDSGLCELGAGWSGEGLRWCSGSGTELLWAGLEPPGPPVTRSPILVMSQDPSGIKQQNLGVPVISMAESADGERGSVTSASEKDTGGKLTLIQRVSKRSLPVDSSRDDDRDLGTSTPKHGRTEGSVAEDPATREREQSQTEESDMRDTGTGPSEATPLVTGSLSKGTSSVDPGTDPKSTISQFLPQWDGYQERLTQVIEEGVQRLSCMLEWEGHFHGQEHQKVTEITEKENWIESSPLFLCLAMEKGSQSQTVVWESFVKMRNELAKLDKVLKEVLELGPDPHEYMTIGRGLCDLSPQLKDAQKKHKETLRAQTETLRVNTILMREKVKVYPLVDRYAELTVISTVRHQRLVEHELLARGQNHEQCRQKQLQGELENIQTDQLFQSNFSQSKSTAGSSAAVAGVAGIGKTTMVQKIVYDWATGKIFRHFQFVFSFKFRNLNSITDRINLRELILGQYPYFGNILGEVWKNPEGLLFIFDGLDEFKDRINFADSCRDAEPQHVCPDPEWWCEVSDIVYSLIQRKLLPGCSVLVTTRPTTLHLLEKAEISVWAEILGFVGEERKEYFSRFFEDQMVAAAVFKHVEENEILYTMSYNPSYCWILALALGPFFTQRDRDPLRVPKTITQLYSYYIYNMLKNHSCEIESPCDVLLRIGQMAFTGVSEKKIVFTDGDLIKYSLQPSQFLSGFLMELLEREDSARSVVYTFPHLTIQEFVAALAQFLTPDPRDILKLLSEAHSTTDGRFEVFLRFVAGLSSPGSAQDLEEFLGPFPHQTTCQVIDWVKEEVKCQIGNAWSQTGKRSLLNTLHYLFESQNCGVAEATLGSVQMLSFTGLRLTPIDCAVLSRVIGLCDTIKHLDLWGCHIQCEGLQQLGPGLHKCQVLRLEKNDLGDSGVKLVSVALRNPECKIQKLGLRDLGLTDSCTEDLTCALGTNRSLTVLDLGKNSFTDRSVPALCHLGLTLPNLELITLWENQFSSSGENQLKLLQRLRPGLSVSL; the protein is encoded by the exons atgtgggtgtccCAGCGAAGGGGCCGAACGGCCAGACCCGCTGTCCCTTCGGTCCTCCAGCCACCGAGGGGGCGCAGGCGCGGTGCCGATGCCGGCGGCTGGCCTGTTCGGGCGGCGGTGAGGCGGGGCCTCGATTCGGGTTTGTGTGAATTGGGGGCGGGTTGGAGTGGGGAAGGGCTGCGCTGGTGCTCGGGGAGCGGCACCGAGCTTCTCTGGGCAGGGCTGGAACCGCCGGGCCCTCCGGTGACCCGCAGCCCGATTTTAGTTATGAGTCAGGACCCGAGTGGGATCA AGCAGCAGAATTTGGGAGTACCTGTCATTAGCATGGCGGAAAGTGCAGATGGGGAACGGGGTTCAGTGACCTCTGCATCAGAGAAGGACACGG GTGGGAAATTAACTCTGATACAGAGAGTTTCCAAGCGATCTTTGCCAGTTGATTCATCAAGGGATGATGATCGGGACTTGGGAACCTCAACACCAAAGCATGGTCGGACTGAGGGCAGTGTCGCTGAGGATCCAGCCacaagggaaagggaacaaagTCAGACTGAAGAGAGTGACATGAGAGACACTGGAACTGGCCCAAGTGAGGCAACTCCTCTCGTCACAGGCTCATTAAGCAAGGGAACGTCAAGTGTCGACCCAGGAACAG ATCCAAAGTCTACAATCTCCCAGTTCCTGCCACAGTGGGatggttatcaggagagactgacgCAGGTGATTGAAGAGGGAGTTCAAAGGCTCAGCTGCATGTTAGAATGGGAGGGACACTTCCATGGACAAGAACATCAG AAAGTCACAGAAATCACAGAAAAGGAAAACTGGATAGAGAGTTCCCCACTCTTCCTCTGTCTGGCAATGGAGAAAGGCTCCCAGTCCCAGACAGTGGTGTGGGAATCCTTTGTGAAAATGCGGAATGAGTTGGCAAAGTTGGACAAAGTGTTGAAAGAAGTTCTGGAGCTCG GTCCTGATCCGCACGAATACATGACCATTGGCCGAGGTTTATGTGATTTATCCCCACAACTGAAAG ATGCTCAGAAGAAACACAAGGAAACTCTCCGGGCACAAACtgaaacactgagagtgaacacaatcctgatgagggagaaggttAAGGTTTACCCATTGGTTGATCGATACGCTGAGCTCACAGTCATTTCTACTGTTCGACATCAGAGACTTGTGGAACACGAGCTGCTGGCAAGGGGACAAAACCATGAGCAGTGCAGACAGAAACAACTCCAGGGAGAGCTGGAAAATATCCAGACTGATCAATTGTTCCAGAGCAACTTCTCTCAGAGTAAATCCACAGCTGGGAGTTCGGCAGCAGTGGCTGGAGTGGCTGGGATCGGGAAGACAAcaatggtgcaaaagattgtttaTGACTGGGCCACGGGGAAAATATTCCGACACTTTcagtttgtcttcagtttcaaattccgAAATTTAAACTCCATTACAGACAGAATAAACCTGAGGGAACTGATTCTGGGTCAGTATCCTTACTTTGGGAATAtcctgggagaggtctggaagaacCCAGAGGGATTGTTGTTTATATTtgatggtttggatgaattcaaggACAGAATCAATTTTGCTGACAGTTGCAGAGATGCAGAACCGCAGCATGTGTGCCCAGATCCCGAGTGGTGGTGCGAagtgtctgacattgtgtacagtttaatccagcGCAAACTActcccagggtgttcagtgctggtgaccaCCCGCCCCACTAcgttacatttattggaaaaggcggagatcagtgtctgggctgaaatcctgggatttgttggtgaggaacggaaggaatatttcagtaggttttttgaagatcagatggtggcagcagctgttttcaaacacgtggaggagaacgagatcctgtacaccatgagctacaacccctCCTACTGTTGGATCCTTGCTCTGGCACTGGgccccttcttcacacaaagagacAGGGACCCACTGCgagttcccaagaccatcacccaattgtattcctactatatttacaacatGCTGAAAAATCACAGCTGTGAGATTGAAAGCCCCTGTGATGTGTTACTGAGGATTGGTCAGATGGCCTTTACAGGAGTGTCCGAGAAGAAAATTGTGtttacagatggagatttgatcaagtacagtctgcagccttcccagttcctgtccgggttcctgatggaacttttggagagagaggattctgctcggagcgtggtgtacacattcccacacctcaccatccaagagtttgtagcTGCACTCGCACAATTCCTGACTCCAGATCCCAGGGATATCCTGAAACTCCTCAGTGAAGCCCACAGTACAACAGATGGTCGATTTGAGGTATTTCTccgttttgttgctggtctctcATCCCCGGGGTCAGCTCAGGACCTGGAGGAGTTTCTgggtccatttcctcatcaaacaACCTGCCAAGTGATTGATTGGGTGAAAGAGGAGGTTAAATGCCAGATTGGAAATGCATGGAGTCAAACGGGTAAAAGGAGCCTCCTGAACACATTGCATTACCTGTTTGAGTCTCAGAATTGTGGAGTGGCTGAGGCCACACTGGGATCTGTGCAAATGCTTTCATTTACTGGATTGCGACTGACCCCGATTGACTGCGCAGTCCTGTCTCGTGTCATTGGGCTATGTGATACAATAAAACACCTTGATCTGTGGGGCTGCCACATTCAGTGTGAAGGACTCCAGCAGCTGGGACCTGGGCTGCACAAGTGCCAAGTTTTGCG ACTGGAGAAAAACGATCTGGGAGATtcaggagtgaaactggtgtctgtgGCTCTGAGAAacccggagtgtaaaatacagaaactggg GCTGAGGGATCTTGGTCTCACAGATTCTTGCACTGAGGATCTCACCTGCGCTCTCGGTACAAACCGCTCACTGACAGTGCTGGACTTGGGGAAAAACTCCTTCACAGACCGATCTGTCCCTGCTCTCTGCCACCTTGGACTGACCCTCCCGAATCTGGAGCTGATCAC GCTGTGGGAGAATCAGTTCAGTTCAAGTGGAGAGAATCAACTGAAGTTACTGCAGAGACTCAGACCAGGACTGAGTGTGTCCCTGTAA